From the genome of Xiphophorus couchianus chromosome 6, X_couchianus-1.0, whole genome shotgun sequence, one region includes:
- the LOC114146309 gene encoding zinc finger protein 184-like isoform X3, producing MSSAQHLRDFIRERLTAAAQEIFTEVEKTIICYEEELDAQRRMMGINWKPEIKLHRVGSELQRQSSDLQQPSVSNEEEASAIQQVCSLASRSSQDQKEAEHQWTEEVQMEPEPKWIKEEVNEPEPALLKHEEVDYPLTNVKKEELDCSVLQHEQQPPEHLTTGQDQKNLCSSQEGEQLVQKQFAALIETSTLQEDDMNEEETKIEQLFLHISPVIESKIQEGSSCPVSESKSGAGTKEKSFKCDICGRYYTHHCNLKNHYRTHTSQRHFSCETCGKIFSLTRDFNRHKRIHTGEKPFSCQSCGRTFSQISNLYRHKKTHTGERPFSCPSCGKNFSRLGHLERHNKCHTGEKPFLCQSCGKSFTQICHLNRHKRCHTFEKDFHDKL from the exons ATGTCTTCAGCTCAGCATCTCAGAGATTTTATCAGAGAGAgactaactgctgctgctcaagAAATCTTCACCGAGGTTGAAAAAACCATCATTTGCTACGAGGAAGAGCTCGATGCTCAGCGCAGGATGATGGGGATCAACTGGAAACCAGAAATTAAGCTACACAGAGTCGGTTcggagctgcagagacaaagTTCTG ACCTCCAACAGCCAAGTGTCTCCAATGAGGAAGAAGCTTCTGCCATCCAACAAGTCTGTAGCCTGGCAAGTAGGTCCAGTCAGGATCAGAAAGAAGCAGAACATCAGTGGACTGAAGAGGTACAgatggaaccagaaccaaaatgGATTAAAGAAGAAGTGAAT gaaccagaacctgcacTGCTCAAACATGAGGAAGTGGATTATCCactaacaaatgtaaaaaaagaggaGTTGGATTGTTCAGTGCTTCAACATGAACAGCAGCCACCAGAACATTTAACAACTGGACAGGACCAGAAGAACCTCTGCAGCAGTCAGGAGGGAGAGCAGCTTGTCCAGAAGCAGTTTGCTGCTTTGATTGAGACTTCTACTCTTCAGGAAGATGATATGAAtgaagaagagacaaaaatagAGCAGCTTTTCCTTCATATCTCTCCGGTGATTGAGAGCAAAATTCAGGAAGGAAGCAGCTGCCCTGTGTCGGAGAGTAAGTCTGGTGCTGGCACAAAGgaaaaatctttcaaatgtgacatttgtggGCGATATTATACACATCATTGTAACTTGAAAAACCATTACAGAACCCACACTAGTCAGAGACATTTTTCGTgtgaaacatgtggaaaaatttTCTCTCTAACAAGAGATTTTAATCGCCACAAGAGaattcatacaggtgagaaaccttttTCATGCCAATCATGCGGAAGAACCTTTTCTCAAATTAGTAATTTATATCGCCACAAGAAAACTCATACAGGAGAGAGGCCTTTTTCATGCCCATCATGCGGAAAGAATTTCTCTAGACTGGGTCACTTAGAACGTCACAACAAGTGtcatacaggtgagaaaccttttTTATGCCAGTCatgtggaaagagtttcactcaaatttgtcatttaaatcgTCACAAGAGATGTCATACATTTGAAAAGGATTTCCACGACAAACTATAA
- the LOC114146309 gene encoding zinc finger and SCAN domain-containing protein 2-like isoform X1, translating into MSSAQHLRDFIRERLTAAAQEIFTEVEKTIICYEEELDAQRRMMGINWKPEIKLHRVGSELQRQSSDLQQPSVSNEEEASAIQQVCSLASRSSQDQKEAEHQWTEEVQMEPEPKWIKEEVNVPEPNWIKEEEEEPESKWIKEEEEPEPALLKHEEVDYPLTNVKKEELDCSVLQHEQQPPEHLTTGQDQKNLCSSQEGEQLVQKQFAALIETSTLQEDDMNEEETKIEQLFLHISPVIESKIQEGSSCPVSESKSGAGTKEKSFKCDICGRYYTHHCNLKNHYRTHTSQRHFSCETCGKIFSLTRDFNRHKRIHTGEKPFSCQSCGRTFSQISNLYRHKKTHTGERPFSCPSCGKNFSRLGHLERHNKCHTGEKPFLCQSCGKSFTQICHLNRHKRCHTFEKDFHDKL; encoded by the exons ATGTCTTCAGCTCAGCATCTCAGAGATTTTATCAGAGAGAgactaactgctgctgctcaagAAATCTTCACCGAGGTTGAAAAAACCATCATTTGCTACGAGGAAGAGCTCGATGCTCAGCGCAGGATGATGGGGATCAACTGGAAACCAGAAATTAAGCTACACAGAGTCGGTTcggagctgcagagacaaagTTCTG ACCTCCAACAGCCAAGTGTCTCCAATGAGGAAGAAGCTTCTGCCATCCAACAAGTCTGTAGCCTGGCAAGTAGGTCCAGTCAGGATCAGAAAGAAGCAGAACATCAGTGGACTGAAGAGGTACAgatggaaccagaaccaaaatgGATTAAAGAAGAAGTGAATGTACCAGAACCTAACTGGattaaagaggaagaggaggaaccagaatctaaatggattaaagaagaggaggaaccagaacctgcacTGCTCAAACATGAGGAAGTGGATTATCCactaacaaatgtaaaaaaagaggaGTTGGATTGTTCAGTGCTTCAACATGAACAGCAGCCACCAGAACATTTAACAACTGGACAGGACCAGAAGAACCTCTGCAGCAGTCAGGAGGGAGAGCAGCTTGTCCAGAAGCAGTTTGCTGCTTTGATTGAGACTTCTACTCTTCAGGAAGATGATATGAAtgaagaagagacaaaaatagAGCAGCTTTTCCTTCATATCTCTCCGGTGATTGAGAGCAAAATTCAGGAAGGAAGCAGCTGCCCTGTGTCGGAGAGTAAGTCTGGTGCTGGCACAAAGgaaaaatctttcaaatgtgacatttgtggGCGATATTATACACATCATTGTAACTTGAAAAACCATTACAGAACCCACACTAGTCAGAGACATTTTTCGTgtgaaacatgtggaaaaatttTCTCTCTAACAAGAGATTTTAATCGCCACAAGAGaattcatacaggtgagaaaccttttTCATGCCAATCATGCGGAAGAACCTTTTCTCAAATTAGTAATTTATATCGCCACAAGAAAACTCATACAGGAGAGAGGCCTTTTTCATGCCCATCATGCGGAAAGAATTTCTCTAGACTGGGTCACTTAGAACGTCACAACAAGTGtcatacaggtgagaaaccttttTTATGCCAGTCatgtggaaagagtttcactcaaatttgtcatttaaatcgTCACAAGAGATGTCATACATTTGAAAAGGATTTCCACGACAAACTATAA
- the LOC114146275 gene encoding zinc finger protein 391-like isoform X2 → MSSAQHLRDFIRERLTAAAQEIFTEVEKTIICYEEELDAQRRMMGINWKPEIKLHRVGSELQRQSSDLQQPSVSNEEEASAIQQVCSLASRSSQDQKEAEHQWTEEVQMEPESKWIKEEVNEPQPALLKHEELDYPLTNVKNEELDCSVLQHEQQPPEHLPTGQDQKNLCSSQEGEQLVQKQFAALIETSTLQEDDMNEEERRTEQFSLHISPVVESKDQEGSSSSLSESQSGTSTKKRSFKCDICGRCYPQQSNFLNHYRTHTGERPFSCQSCGKGFSHISHFYRHKKIHTGERPFSCETCGKSFSNMRNVIRHKKIHTGERPFSCETCGKSFSRISTLNDHKKIHMGERPFSCQSCGKSFSQRSDLNRHKKTHTGERPFSCQSCGKSFSQISVLNRHKKTHTGERPFSCQSCGRRFTRSSTLNDHKKIHTGERPFSCQSCGRRFTRSSNLNEHKKIHTGERPFSCQSCGRCFTRSSTLNDHKTIHTGEKPFSCLSCGKRFIRISHLNAHKISHTGEKGFHDKQ, encoded by the exons ATGTCTTCAGCTCAGCATCTCAGAGATTTTATCAGAGAGAgactaactgctgctgctcaagAAATCTTCACCGAGGTTGAAAAAACCATCATTTGCTACGAGGAAGAGCTCGATGCTCAGCGCAGGATGATGGGGATCAACTGGAAACCAGAAATTAAGCTACACAGAGTCGGTTcggagctgcagagacaaagTTCTG ACCTCCAACAGCCAAGTGTCTCCAATGAGGAAGAAGCTTCTGCCATCCAACAAGTCTGTAGCCTGGCAAGTAGGTCCAGTCAGGATCAGAAAGAAGCAGAACATCAGTGGACTGAAGAGGTACAGATGGAACCAGAATCAAAATGGATTAAAGAAGAAGTGAACGAACCACAACCTGCACTGCTCAAACATGAGGAATTGGATTATCCactaacaaatgtaaaaaacgaGGAGTTAGATTGTTCAGTGCTTCAACATGAACAGCAGCCACCAGAACATTTACCAACTGGACAGGACCAGAAGAACCTCTGCAGCAGTCAGGAGGGAGAGCAGCTTGTCCAGAAGCAGTTTGCTGCTTTGATTGAAACTTCTACTCTTCAGGAAGATGATATgaatgaagaagagagaagaacaGAGCAGTTTTCCCTTCATATCTCTCCAGTGGTTGAGAGCAAAGATCAGGAAGGAAGCAGCTCCTCTCTGTCAGAGAGTCAGTCTGGTACCAGTACAAAGAAAAGATCtttcaaatgtgacatttgtggGAGATGTTACCCACAACAGAGTAATTTTTTAAACCATTACAGAACTCACACTGGTGAGAGACCTTTTTCATGCCAATCATGTGGAAAGGGTTTTTCtcatattagtcatttttatcgtcacaagaaaattcatacag gtgagaggcctttttcatgtgaaacatgtggaaaaagtttctctaATATGAGAAATGTAATTCGTCACAAGAaaattcatacaggtgagaggcctttttcatgtgaaacatgtggaaaaagtttctctcgAATAAGTACTTTAAATGACCACAAGAAAATTCATATGGGGGAGAGACCTTTTTCATGCCAATcatgtggaaagagtttctctcAACGTAGTGATTTAAATCGTCACAAGAAAACTCATACGGGGGAGAGACCTTTTTCATGCCAATcatgtggaaagagtttctctcAAATTAGTGTTTTAAATCGTCACAAGAAAACTCATACTGGGGAGAGGCCTTTTTCATGCCAGTCTTGTGGAAGAAGGTTTACTCGAAGTAGTACTTTAAATGACCACAAGAAAATTCATACTGGGGAGAGGCCTTTTTCATGCCAGTCTTGTGGAAGAAGGTTTACTCGAAGTAGTAATTTAAATGAACACAAGAAAATTCATACTGGGGAGAGACCTTTTTCATGCCAGTCTTGTGGAAGATGTTTTACTCGAAGTAGTACTTTAAATGACCACAAGACAATTCATACAGGggagaagcctttttcatgcCTGTCATGTGGAAAACGTTTCATT
- the LOC114146309 gene encoding zinc finger protein 184-like isoform X2, whose amino-acid sequence MSSAQHLRDFIRERLTAAAQEIFTEVEKTIICYEEELDAQRRMMGINWKPEIKLHRVGSELQRQSSDLQQPSVSNEEEASAIQQVCSLASRSSQDQKEAEHQWTEEVQMEPEPKWIKEEEEEPEPALLKHEEVDYPLTNVKKEELDCSVLQHEQQPPEHLTTGQDQKNLCSSQEGEQLVQKQFAALIETSTLQEDDMNEEETKIEQLFLHISPVIESKIQEGSSCPVSESKSGAGTKEKSFKCDICGRYYTHHCNLKNHYRTHTSQRHFSCETCGKIFSLTRDFNRHKRIHTGEKPFSCQSCGRTFSQISNLYRHKKTHTGERPFSCPSCGKNFSRLGHLERHNKCHTGEKPFLCQSCGKSFTQICHLNRHKRCHTFEKDFHDKL is encoded by the exons ATGTCTTCAGCTCAGCATCTCAGAGATTTTATCAGAGAGAgactaactgctgctgctcaagAAATCTTCACCGAGGTTGAAAAAACCATCATTTGCTACGAGGAAGAGCTCGATGCTCAGCGCAGGATGATGGGGATCAACTGGAAACCAGAAATTAAGCTACACAGAGTCGGTTcggagctgcagagacaaagTTCTG ACCTCCAACAGCCAAGTGTCTCCAATGAGGAAGAAGCTTCTGCCATCCAACAAGTCTGTAGCCTGGCAAGTAGGTCCAGTCAGGATCAGAAAGAAGCAGAACATCAGTGGACTGAAGAGGTACAgatggaaccagaaccaaaatgGATTAAAGAAGAA gaggaggaaccagaacctgcacTGCTCAAACATGAGGAAGTGGATTATCCactaacaaatgtaaaaaaagaggaGTTGGATTGTTCAGTGCTTCAACATGAACAGCAGCCACCAGAACATTTAACAACTGGACAGGACCAGAAGAACCTCTGCAGCAGTCAGGAGGGAGAGCAGCTTGTCCAGAAGCAGTTTGCTGCTTTGATTGAGACTTCTACTCTTCAGGAAGATGATATGAAtgaagaagagacaaaaatagAGCAGCTTTTCCTTCATATCTCTCCGGTGATTGAGAGCAAAATTCAGGAAGGAAGCAGCTGCCCTGTGTCGGAGAGTAAGTCTGGTGCTGGCACAAAGgaaaaatctttcaaatgtgacatttgtggGCGATATTATACACATCATTGTAACTTGAAAAACCATTACAGAACCCACACTAGTCAGAGACATTTTTCGTgtgaaacatgtggaaaaatttTCTCTCTAACAAGAGATTTTAATCGCCACAAGAGaattcatacaggtgagaaaccttttTCATGCCAATCATGCGGAAGAACCTTTTCTCAAATTAGTAATTTATATCGCCACAAGAAAACTCATACAGGAGAGAGGCCTTTTTCATGCCCATCATGCGGAAAGAATTTCTCTAGACTGGGTCACTTAGAACGTCACAACAAGTGtcatacaggtgagaaaccttttTTATGCCAGTCatgtggaaagagtttcactcaaatttgtcatttaaatcgTCACAAGAGATGTCATACATTTGAAAAGGATTTCCACGACAAACTATAA
- the LOC114146273 gene encoding uncharacterized protein LOC114146273 isoform X2 — MSTVQYLRDFIRERLTAAAEEIFTEVEKTIIRYEDDIKLLEICWKPQIKLNRIDWRPVQGVPHVSWRGEPASTQPS; from the exons ATGTCTACAGTTCAGTATCTGAGAGATTTTATCAGAGAGCgactaactgctgctgctgaagaaatcTTCACCGAGGTTGAAAAAACCATCATCCGCTACGAGGACGACATCAAACTGCTGGAAATCTGCTGGAAACCTCAGATAAAACTCAACCGAATCG actggcgacctgtccagggtgtaccccacgtCAGCTGGAGAGGGGAACCAGCTAGCACCCAGCCCTCCTGA
- the LOC114146273 gene encoding zinc finger protein 391-like isoform X1, which yields MSTVQYLRDFIRERLTAAAEEIFTEVEKTIIRYEDDIKLLEICWKPQIKLNRIDQRKQHVSIKEEVLPEPQIWNQQRSSIQESEPLQIKQEPEPLEIKEEPEPPKIQDIMEEPAHLQIKDDTEEPELGATVVWYQEEPRLLDISWNSHTTRNRMDFQKPQVSFEEKASTVHHVCHQWHDQEEAEAPVTEKREPEHPWIKEEKKGPELVQEWKDPETKQIKEEKEPESLSIHGTNEEVDISVLKREENIYEVDRAGSTSANLCSSQEGKLLVQKQDVSVMETSAPQEGDFSEQEKTTEQLSFQISPGVESNDQEGSSSSVSKSQSLTNKKQRSFTCDLCGRSLISQCNLERHYRAHNGEKPFSCQTCGKSFSQMYRLNEHKRSHTGERPFSCQKCGKTFARMECLNVHKRIHTGEKSFACDTCGKTFSHGFYFKLHKKLHTGEKPFSCETCGKCFTIGANLNVHKRIHTGEKPFSCQKCGKSFSRIDHLHKHQSIHTGEKPFPCLTCGKSFSRIHHLNTHMKIHTSKRDFPCEICRKRFMYASKLDYHKKQKHISEK from the exons ATGTCTACAGTTCAGTATCTGAGAGATTTTATCAGAGAGCgactaactgctgctgctgaagaaatcTTCACCGAGGTTGAAAAAACCATCATCCGCTACGAGGACGACATCAAACTGCTGGAAATCTGCTGGAAACCTCAGATAAAACTCAACCGAATCG ATCAGCGAAAGCAACATGTCAGCATCAAAGAGGAAGTTCTGCCTGAGCCACAGATCTGGAACCAGCAGAGGAGCTCCATTCAGGAGTCAGAACCTTTACAGATTaaacaggaaccagaacctctagAGATAAAAGAGGAGCCAGAACCTCCAAAGATACAAGACATTATGGAGGAACCTGCTCATCTTCAGATTAAAGACGATACAGAGGAACCAGAACTTGGAGCTACTGTGGTCTGGTACCAGGAAGAACCCAGACTGCTGGATATCTCCTGGAATTCCCACACTACTCGCAACAGAATGG ACTTCCAAAAGCCACAAGTTTCCTTTGAGGAGAAAGCTTCAACCGTCCACCATGTCTGTCACCAGTGGCATGACCAGGAGGAAGCAGAAGCTCCAGTGACTGAAAAAAGGGAACCAGAACATCCATggattaaagaagaaaagaagggCCCAGAACTGGTTCAAGAATGGAAAGATCCAGAAACTAAACAGATTAAGGAAGAGAAAGAACCAGAATCTCTGTCAATACATGGAACAAATGAGGAAGTAGATATTTCAGTGCTTAAACGTGAAGAGAATATTTACGAAGTAGACAGGGCCGGAAGCACCTCTGCGAACCTCTGCAGCAGTCAGGAGGGAAAGCTGCTTGTCCAGAAACAGGATGTTTCTGTGATGGAAACATCTGCTCCTCAGGAAGGCGATTTCAgtgaacaagaaaaaacaactgagcAGCTTTCCTTTCAAATTTCTCCTGGAGTTGAAAGCAATGATCAGGAAGGAAGCAGCTCCTCTGTGTCAAAGAGTCAGTCCCTTACTAACAAAAAGCAAAGGTCTTTCACATGTGATCTTTGTGGGAGAAGTCTTATAAGTCAGTGCAACTTGGAAAGGCATTACAGAGCCCATAatggtgagaagcctttttcttGTCAAACATGTGGTAAAAGTTTCAGCCAAATGTATAGATTAAATGAGCACAAGAGAAGCCACACAGGTGAAAGGcctttttcttgtcaaaaatgtggaaaaaccttTGCTCGAATGGAATGTTTAAACGTTCATAAGAGaattcatacaggtgagaagAGTTTTGCATGCGATACGTGTGGGAAAACTTTCTCTCacggtttttattttaagctgcaCAAGAAACttcatacaggtgagaagcctttttcatgtgaaacatgtggaaaatgttttacaattgGTGCAAATTTGAATGTTCACAAAAGAAtccacacaggtgagaagcctttttcatgtcaaaaatgtggaaaaagcttCTCTCGAATTGATCATTTACATAAACACCAGAGCAtccacacaggtgagaagccttttccATGTCTAACATGCGGAAAAAGCTTCTCTCGGATTCAtcatttaaacacacacatgaaaATACACACAAGTAAGAGGGATTTTCCATGTGAAATTTGCAGAAAGCGTTTCATGTATGCTAGTAAATTGGATTAccacaagaaacaaaaacacataagtGAGAAATAG
- the LOC114146275 gene encoding zinc finger protein OZF-like isoform X1 has protein sequence MSSAQHLRDFIRERLTAAAQEIFTEVEKTIICYEEELDAQRRMMGINWKPEIKLHRVGSELQRQSSDLQQPSVSNEEEASAIQQVCSLASRSSQDQKEAEHQWTEEVQMEPESKWIKEEVNEPQPALLKHEELDYPLTNVKNEELDCSVLQHEQQPPEHLPTGQDQKNLCSSQEGEQLVQKQFAALIETSTLQEDDMNEEERRTEQFSLHISPVVESKDQEGSSSSLSESQSGTSTKKRSFKCDICGRCYPQQSNFLNHYRTHTGERPFSCQSCGKGFSHISHFYRHKKIHTGERPFSCETCGKSFSNMRNVIRHKKIHTGERPFSCETCGKSFSNMRNVIRHKKIHTGERPFSCETCGKSFSRISTLNDHKKIHMGERPFSCQSCGKSFSQRSDLNRHKKTHTGERPFSCQSCGKSFSQISVLNRHKKTHTGERPFSCQSCGRRFTRSSTLNDHKKIHTGERPFSCQSCGRRFTRSSNLNEHKKIHTGERPFSCQSCGRCFTRSSTLNDHKTIHTGEKPFSCLSCGKRFIRISHLNAHKISHTGEKGFHDKQ, from the exons ATGTCTTCAGCTCAGCATCTCAGAGATTTTATCAGAGAGAgactaactgctgctgctcaagAAATCTTCACCGAGGTTGAAAAAACCATCATTTGCTACGAGGAAGAGCTCGATGCTCAGCGCAGGATGATGGGGATCAACTGGAAACCAGAAATTAAGCTACACAGAGTCGGTTcggagctgcagagacaaagTTCTG ACCTCCAACAGCCAAGTGTCTCCAATGAGGAAGAAGCTTCTGCCATCCAACAAGTCTGTAGCCTGGCAAGTAGGTCCAGTCAGGATCAGAAAGAAGCAGAACATCAGTGGACTGAAGAGGTACAGATGGAACCAGAATCAAAATGGATTAAAGAAGAAGTGAACGAACCACAACCTGCACTGCTCAAACATGAGGAATTGGATTATCCactaacaaatgtaaaaaacgaGGAGTTAGATTGTTCAGTGCTTCAACATGAACAGCAGCCACCAGAACATTTACCAACTGGACAGGACCAGAAGAACCTCTGCAGCAGTCAGGAGGGAGAGCAGCTTGTCCAGAAGCAGTTTGCTGCTTTGATTGAAACTTCTACTCTTCAGGAAGATGATATgaatgaagaagagagaagaacaGAGCAGTTTTCCCTTCATATCTCTCCAGTGGTTGAGAGCAAAGATCAGGAAGGAAGCAGCTCCTCTCTGTCAGAGAGTCAGTCTGGTACCAGTACAAAGAAAAGATCtttcaaatgtgacatttgtggGAGATGTTACCCACAACAGAGTAATTTTTTAAACCATTACAGAACTCACACTGGTGAGAGACCTTTTTCATGCCAATCATGTGGAAAGGGTTTTTCtcatattagtcatttttatcgtcacaagaaaattcatacaggtgagagacctttttcatgtgaaacatgtggaaaaagtttctctaATATGAGAAATGTAATTCGTCACAAGAaaattcatacaggtgagaggcctttttcatgtgaaacatgtggaaaaagtttctctaATATGAGAAATGTAATTCGTCACAAGAaaattcatacaggtgagaggcctttttcatgtgaaacatgtggaaaaagtttctctcgAATAAGTACTTTAAATGACCACAAGAAAATTCATATGGGGGAGAGACCTTTTTCATGCCAATcatgtggaaagagtttctctcAACGTAGTGATTTAAATCGTCACAAGAAAACTCATACGGGGGAGAGACCTTTTTCATGCCAATcatgtggaaagagtttctctcAAATTAGTGTTTTAAATCGTCACAAGAAAACTCATACTGGGGAGAGGCCTTTTTCATGCCAGTCTTGTGGAAGAAGGTTTACTCGAAGTAGTACTTTAAATGACCACAAGAAAATTCATACTGGGGAGAGGCCTTTTTCATGCCAGTCTTGTGGAAGAAGGTTTACTCGAAGTAGTAATTTAAATGAACACAAGAAAATTCATACTGGGGAGAGACCTTTTTCATGCCAGTCTTGTGGAAGATGTTTTACTCGAAGTAGTACTTTAAATGACCACAAGACAATTCATACAGGggagaagcctttttcatgcCTGTCATGTGGAAAACGTTTCATT
- the LOC114146337 gene encoding lysine-specific demethylase 5B-like: protein MELESQSINAFLAVIVKEYNSKNTGQAVFIDSFAMTAMWQGKSPRLKKMNPMNYEIILGINNQHHHWTLVVIYPQDKKSLFLNPLGESKQDIQKCLQITRAFMRKKGCNVSRWTCDTVKHPKQQDSSSCGVFSLKFAEKILSKEVVDFPVSREAVHSMRLEIAVRLILNSEDLKDLCHFCGEMESDTDVNWIQCDVCLRWFHHACVGSPPTEKTYHCFACLP from the exons ATGGAACTGGAGAGTCAG TCTATTAATGCATTTCTGGCCGTCATCGTGAAGGAATACAACAGCAAGAACACAGGACAGGCTGTGTTCATAGATTCATTTGCAATGACAGCAATGTGGCAGGGAAAAAGTCCTAGATTAAAAAAG aTGAACCCaatgaattatgaaataattCTGGGAATCAACAATCAACACCACCACTGGACTTTAgtg GTGATCTACCCACAAGACAAAAAGTCTTTGTTCTTGAATCCACTGGGGGAATCAAAACAAGACATCCAGAAATGCTTGCAAATCACAAG GGCATTTATGAGGAAGAAGGGGTGCAATGTCTCACGTTGGACATGTGACACAGTCAAGCATCCGAAACAACAGGATAGCTCATCATGTGGTGTATTTTCACTGAAG tttgcagaaAAAATCCTGTCAAAAGAGGTTGTGGATTTTCCTGTTTCCAGAGAGGCGGTCCACAGCATGAGGTTGGAAATTGCTGTGAGACTAATCCTTAACAGTG AGGACCTAAAAGACTTGTGTCACTTCTGTGGAGAGATGGAAAGTGACACGGATGTGAACTGG ATCCAGTGTGACGTGTGTCTGAGGTGGTTCCATCATGCATGTGTGGGAAGCCCACCAACTGAAAAAACATATCACTGCTTTGCgtgtttgccttag